A section of the Thermotoga caldifontis AZM44c09 genome encodes:
- the gyrA gene encoding DNA gyrase subunit A, which yields MSEILTKNIEDELVQQYMNYSMSVIIGRAIPDVRDGLKPVQRRILYVMHELGLTHNAQSKKCARIVGEVLGKYHPHGDMAVYDALVRLAQPFTMRYPLIIGQGNFGSVDRDPPAAMRYTEAKLSRLAEEMLEDLDKETVDMQDNFDGTLKEPTVLPSKIPNLLLNGSSGIAVGMATNIPPHNLVETVNAIQYFIKNPQCSVDELMKHIKGPDFPTGGIIVNANSLREIYATGRGKIVIRSKVHFEEGKRHDQIVVTEIPYGVSKAALIEEIARYAEKNPKIQIKNIRDESDKKGLRIVIEIPKNGNYRLVLNNLYKHTSLQTSFNVQMLVIDNKRPKLMNLLQLIRAFVQHRFNVIRRRSEHDLKVYSKRAHILEGIMKAARAIGSVVDIIRSSKSGEEAIKNLVNLLNVTEEQAKAILDMRLGRLTSLEIEKLKQEYSELVKKIEFAKEIISNDSKVYEVMYNELEELKHKYGDERRTQILNIEEDLDYEPEDLIPDEDIVITLTEKGYIKATSLNDYRSQRRGGKGIIGARIAEDDGIALVCATRVHSRTVFVSSHGRAFVLRNHEIELSNRDSKGKPIRAYLNLEEDESVLAMIPFNDWKGDLLLVTKKGKIKRTPLSEFESAGTRGIKAITFENGDCVVAANVCDENDKEVLIITRNGMSIRFSIDEVRRMGRTAMGVSAVSLRDGDEVVGMVVLSDNEGDVLTITTKGFGKRTPLSEYRVQSRGGVGIKTMPGVEKVGFLCGAELVKNPESDVIVLTKNGHSIRFKVSSVSVVGRTAKGVKILELSEDDEVSRFAVVETCTDS from the coding sequence ATGTCTGAAATTCTCACCAAGAACATAGAGGACGAACTGGTACAGCAGTACATGAACTATTCAATGAGCGTCATCATAGGACGCGCCATTCCAGACGTGCGTGACGGTTTGAAGCCCGTGCAGAGACGCATCCTGTACGTGATGCACGAGCTCGGCTTGACGCACAACGCCCAATCAAAGAAGTGTGCCAGGATAGTCGGTGAAGTGCTCGGTAAATACCATCCGCATGGTGACATGGCCGTTTACGATGCGTTGGTGAGGCTGGCACAGCCCTTCACGATGCGCTATCCTCTGATCATCGGTCAGGGTAACTTCGGTTCCGTGGACAGAGATCCTCCGGCCGCCATGAGGTATACGGAAGCGAAGCTGTCAAGACTGGCAGAAGAAATGCTCGAAGATCTGGACAAAGAAACCGTTGATATGCAGGACAACTTCGATGGAACCCTGAAGGAACCGACGGTCCTCCCTTCGAAGATTCCAAATTTACTTCTGAACGGATCTTCCGGCATCGCGGTTGGTATGGCGACGAACATCCCACCTCACAATCTCGTCGAGACCGTGAACGCCATACAGTACTTCATAAAGAATCCACAGTGCAGTGTGGATGAGCTAATGAAACACATCAAAGGTCCCGACTTTCCAACGGGTGGAATCATCGTCAATGCCAACAGCCTGAGAGAAATATACGCCACAGGAAGAGGAAAGATCGTGATCAGGAGCAAGGTGCACTTCGAAGAAGGTAAGAGGCACGATCAAATAGTGGTTACAGAGATCCCTTACGGTGTCAGCAAGGCGGCGCTCATCGAAGAAATCGCGAGATACGCCGAGAAGAATCCGAAAATCCAGATAAAGAACATCAGGGACGAGTCAGACAAGAAAGGCTTGAGGATAGTGATAGAGATTCCCAAGAACGGCAACTACAGACTCGTCCTGAACAATCTGTACAAACACACGTCTCTGCAAACGAGCTTCAACGTTCAGATGCTCGTGATCGATAACAAGAGACCGAAACTCATGAACCTTCTTCAGCTGATCCGTGCGTTCGTTCAGCACAGATTCAACGTGATCAGAAGAAGGTCTGAACACGATCTGAAGGTTTATTCCAAACGGGCGCACATTCTGGAAGGCATCATGAAAGCGGCGAGGGCCATTGGAAGCGTCGTGGACATAATCAGGAGCAGTAAGAGCGGTGAGGAAGCCATCAAGAACTTGGTGAACCTGCTGAACGTCACAGAAGAACAGGCCAAAGCGATTCTGGACATGCGTTTGGGCAGGCTCACGAGCCTCGAGATCGAAAAATTGAAACAGGAATATTCCGAACTGGTCAAGAAGATAGAGTTTGCCAAGGAGATCATCTCCAACGATTCAAAGGTTTACGAGGTCATGTACAACGAGCTCGAAGAACTGAAGCACAAATATGGTGATGAAAGAAGAACGCAGATACTCAACATCGAGGAAGATCTGGATTATGAACCGGAGGATCTGATACCGGACGAAGACATAGTGATAACGCTGACAGAAAAAGGCTACATAAAAGCCACGAGTTTGAACGATTACAGGAGCCAGAGACGCGGTGGGAAGGGTATCATCGGCGCGAGGATCGCCGAAGACGATGGAATAGCTCTGGTGTGCGCCACGAGGGTGCATTCGAGAACCGTTTTTGTGAGTTCGCACGGCAGGGCGTTCGTCTTACGAAACCACGAGATCGAATTGAGCAACAGGGACAGCAAAGGCAAACCGATCAGGGCGTATCTGAACCTCGAGGAAGACGAGTCCGTTTTAGCGATGATACCATTCAACGACTGGAAAGGCGATCTTCTGCTGGTAACAAAGAAGGGTAAGATCAAGAGAACACCCCTATCGGAGTTTGAGAGTGCCGGTACGAGGGGAATCAAGGCCATAACCTTTGAGAACGGAGACTGCGTGGTGGCAGCGAACGTCTGCGATGAGAATGACAAAGAAGTTTTGATCATCACGAGGAATGGAATGTCGATAAGATTTTCCATCGACGAGGTGCGGCGCATGGGTCGCACGGCGATGGGTGTCAGTGCGGTGTCGCTGAGGGACGGAGACGAGGTCGTAGGGATGGTCGTTCTGTCGGACAACGAAGGAGACGTTTTGACGATCACCACGAAGGGTTTCGGTAAACGCACACCGCTCAGCGAATACAGAGTGCAGAGCCGCGGAGGGGTGGGTATCAAGACGATGCCGGGCGTGGAGAAGGTTGGTTTCCTCTGTGGGGCCGAGCTCGTGAAGAATCCGGAATCCGACGTGATCGTTCTCACCAAGAATGGACATTCGATAAGGTTCAAGGTTTCCAGTGTCAGCGTTGTTGGTCGCACCGCGAAAGGTGTCAAAATATTGGAGCTTTCTGAAGACGACGAAGTTTCACGCTTCGCGGTGGTGGAAACGTGTACAGACAGTTGA
- a CDS encoding archease, whose product MYRQLNHTADVRYEIICDSEEQLFKEFINIFKDHYTVRFKDKETTFEYELSKSIEDAIFDIVNDWIYLIESKKLFPWDCRVEDGKLICTFREYEQIEGTELKAVTYHGLVVNRSDKIVLKVVFDT is encoded by the coding sequence GTGTACAGACAGTTGAACCACACAGCCGATGTACGTTATGAGATAATTTGCGATAGTGAGGAGCAACTGTTCAAAGAATTCATAAATATCTTCAAAGATCACTACACCGTACGGTTCAAGGACAAAGAGACCACGTTCGAGTACGAACTGTCGAAAAGCATCGAAGACGCCATTTTTGACATCGTGAACGACTGGATTTATCTGATCGAGTCGAAGAAGCTGTTCCCGTGGGACTGTCGTGTCGAAGATGGAAAGCTGATCTGTACGTTCAGAGAGTACGAGCAGATCGAAGGTACCGAGTTGAAGGCCGTGACGTATCACGGTCTGGTTGTGAACAGGTCAGACAAAATCGTTTTGAAGGTGGTGTTCGACACGTGA
- the lexA gene encoding transcriptional repressor LexA gives MRQLTERQKKVLEFITSYFEKHGYSPSIRDIAKAFRITPRGAMMHLVALEKKGYISRSKKARSIKLLNVGEAVRLPVVGMIAAGNAIEAIERVVEMIEVPKQMLKTGFEHYVLKVKGDSMVNEHIVENDYVVIRKQDTAENGDIVSVLVDNSETTLKKIYFEDDKIVLKPANPALKPIKLEPSRVKITGKVVGVIRIYE, from the coding sequence GTGAGACAGTTGACAGAAAGGCAGAAAAAGGTTCTGGAATTCATAACTTCCTATTTCGAGAAGCATGGTTACTCTCCGAGCATAAGGGATATAGCCAAAGCCTTCCGCATAACACCGCGTGGTGCCATGATGCACCTTGTGGCACTCGAGAAGAAGGGTTACATCTCGCGTTCAAAAAAGGCGAGGAGCATAAAACTTCTGAACGTGGGCGAAGCGGTCAGACTACCCGTGGTTGGTATGATCGCGGCAGGGAACGCGATCGAGGCGATCGAGCGCGTTGTTGAAATGATCGAAGTACCAAAACAGATGCTCAAAACCGGCTTCGAACATTACGTGCTCAAGGTCAAGGGTGACAGCATGGTGAACGAGCACATCGTCGAAAATGACTACGTTGTGATCAGAAAACAGGACACCGCGGAGAACGGAGATATAGTCTCCGTGCTGGTGGACAACAGTGAAACTACCTTGAAGAAGATCTACTTCGAGGATGACAAGATCGTGCTGAAGCCTGCCAATCCCGCCTTGAAACCGATCAAGCTCGAACCTTCCCGTGTCAAGATAACCGGTAAGGTTGTAGGAGTGATCCGCATCTATGAATGA
- a CDS encoding STAS domain-containing protein has protein sequence MNEQNWTAIEINNVVVVKPRGELDMSNSFHFKSFIRDNYINAGKSNLILDLSEVDYMDSSALGVLLGLQRAARLNGGSMVLCGLHENLLRIFKITSLEGVFRIYPNVEEALKFFLGGN, from the coding sequence ATGAATGAACAGAACTGGACGGCGATCGAGATCAACAACGTGGTTGTGGTTAAACCGCGCGGGGAACTGGACATGAGCAACTCTTTTCATTTCAAGAGCTTCATCAGAGACAACTACATAAACGCGGGAAAGAGTAATTTGATCCTCGACCTTTCCGAAGTCGATTACATGGACAGTTCGGCACTCGGGGTCCTGCTCGGGTTGCAGCGTGCCGCGAGGTTGAACGGTGGATCGATGGTTCTGTGTGGCCTTCACGAAAATCTCTTGAGAATTTTCAAGATAACTTCCCTGGAAGGTGTTTTCAGAATCTATCCGAATGTGGAGGAAGCTTTGAAGTTCTTCCTGGGAGGTAACTGA
- the rpiB gene encoding ribose 5-phosphate isomerase B translates to MRIAIGCDHAGFRLKEAIKAYLVSKGFKVLDEGTYSEEAVDYPDLAKKVVRDIKENQADFGILICGTGIGMSISANRVKGIRAALCLFPEMAKLARAHNDANVLVLPGRFLGAELAQWIVDAFLSTKFEGGRHSNRIEKIERMMEN, encoded by the coding sequence ATGAGGATAGCGATCGGTTGTGACCACGCAGGTTTTCGTCTGAAAGAAGCGATCAAAGCTTACCTGGTCTCGAAAGGCTTCAAAGTCCTCGATGAAGGAACGTACTCAGAAGAAGCGGTGGATTATCCGGATCTGGCCAAGAAAGTTGTGCGGGACATAAAGGAAAACCAGGCGGACTTCGGTATACTGATCTGTGGCACGGGGATAGGTATGAGCATCTCTGCGAACAGAGTTAAAGGTATCAGGGCCGCACTCTGTCTTTTCCCGGAGATGGCGAAACTCGCAAGGGCGCACAACGATGCGAACGTGCTCGTCCTACCCGGCAGGTTCCTCGGAGCGGAGCTGGCACAATGGATCGTCGACGCGTTCTTGTCCACGAAGTTCGAGGGTGGGAGACACAGCAACAGGATCGAGAAGATAGAAAGGATGATGGAGAATTGA
- a CDS encoding histone deacetylase family protein: MYDPKHVVHRPTKEIDRGTFIENPEKPERIEAIKDALIMNGFDNIHSPNNFPMSYIYLVHSERYVNWLKNKSASLQPGEEYITELFGYDLCFDTGTPISNTTFESAKRAVDVCLTAASLLSGKTNLVYALVRPPGHHATREACGGYCYFNNAAIAASYFLVKENADGVAILDLDFHHGNGTQDIFYDTDEVLYVSIHGDPDTFYPWISGRENEIGEGPGEGFNINLPLPAKSDWRKYSEALEQALREIKNYYPDVLIVSLGFDTHADDPVGGFLLKDDDFARIGKAIGKLKIPTLIVQEGGYNPVANASAAVKFFTAIS; the protein is encoded by the coding sequence GTGTACGATCCAAAGCATGTCGTCCACAGGCCGACCAAGGAGATAGACAGAGGAACGTTCATAGAGAATCCCGAGAAGCCGGAACGCATCGAAGCGATCAAAGACGCTCTGATCATGAACGGTTTCGACAACATACACTCTCCCAACAATTTTCCGATGAGCTACATCTATCTGGTCCACAGCGAGCGCTACGTGAACTGGTTGAAAAACAAGTCCGCGTCCCTCCAACCGGGGGAAGAATACATCACGGAACTGTTCGGATACGATCTGTGCTTCGACACCGGAACACCCATCAGCAACACCACCTTTGAATCTGCGAAACGTGCCGTGGACGTGTGTCTCACGGCTGCAAGCCTGCTGAGTGGGAAAACGAACCTGGTTTACGCGCTCGTGAGACCCCCCGGGCACCATGCGACGCGCGAGGCTTGCGGTGGTTATTGCTATTTCAACAACGCCGCAATTGCAGCCAGTTACTTCCTCGTCAAGGAGAACGCCGATGGGGTGGCGATACTGGATCTCGATTTCCACCACGGTAACGGTACACAGGACATCTTTTACGACACGGATGAAGTTTTGTACGTGTCGATACACGGGGATCCGGACACGTTCTATCCGTGGATAAGCGGTAGAGAAAACGAAATCGGTGAAGGGCCTGGTGAAGGCTTCAACATCAATTTGCCATTGCCTGCGAAATCGGACTGGCGAAAGTATTCAGAGGCACTCGAACAGGCGTTGAGGGAAATAAAGAATTACTATCCGGACGTGCTCATCGTGTCACTCGGTTTCGACACGCATGCAGACGATCCGGTCGGCGGCTTTCTGTTGAAGGATGACGATTTCGCTCGTATAGGAAAAGCCATAGGGAAACTGAAGATTCCGACGCTGATCGTCCAGGAAGGAGGATACAATCCAGTAGCGAACGCGTCAGCAGCCGTCAAATTCTTCACGGCCATATCATGA
- a CDS encoding xylulokinase → MSSELIMAVDIGTTNVKLTLFDLGGRKVFHFERKCTEDVSDGRHEIDPEKWWTAFVRGVHSVDEKLKTRIRAICTSSQGPTIVLVNERGQLVGRAIGWLDDRGKQHMAFLKSQGLDEQTASATAKLIELKKALEGKAYLLQPSDFLIFKLTGRIVNATFRQYGYSPWYSEVLERFDLSQTFMIPELVEPSNVVGRIQRDVARRLDLTTDVIVVAGAPDFAAALVGTNTLKPGIVCDRAGTSEGITLCSELEVRASGLITTPFFIEPFWKVSGLLTTSGKAIEWMTNRVARFRNLRDLSLSGIGRPTGVIFLPHLAGERSPYWNPNLRGILFGLGLDVNAKTLIVSAAEGVAFAVKHIVESMRQAGAKIETVRTTGGQASNDLWNQIKADVLGMNVEVTRPDAELLGCAILAISCLTGESFVEVAERLVKVKKRFKPDPEKHVAYEKLYKIYLELHERNLDLFDRLGS, encoded by the coding sequence GTGTCTTCTGAACTGATCATGGCAGTCGACATAGGAACGACCAACGTCAAGTTGACGTTGTTCGATCTGGGGGGCAGAAAGGTTTTCCACTTCGAACGAAAATGCACGGAAGATGTTTCTGATGGACGTCACGAGATAGACCCGGAGAAGTGGTGGACAGCCTTCGTGCGTGGTGTTCACAGCGTGGATGAAAAATTGAAAACGCGTATCCGCGCCATCTGCACGAGCAGTCAGGGACCGACGATCGTGTTGGTCAATGAAAGAGGACAGCTCGTGGGCAGGGCGATAGGCTGGCTCGACGACAGGGGTAAGCAGCACATGGCGTTTCTGAAATCTCAGGGTCTGGACGAGCAAACGGCGTCAGCCACGGCGAAGCTGATCGAGCTCAAGAAGGCATTGGAAGGAAAGGCCTATTTACTCCAGCCGAGTGATTTTTTGATCTTCAAATTGACTGGCCGCATTGTGAACGCCACGTTTCGTCAATACGGTTATTCTCCCTGGTACAGCGAGGTCCTCGAACGGTTCGATCTGTCTCAGACGTTCATGATTCCCGAGCTGGTTGAACCTTCGAACGTAGTTGGCAGGATCCAACGGGACGTTGCCCGAAGGCTCGATCTCACAACCGATGTGATCGTCGTCGCGGGGGCTCCGGATTTTGCGGCAGCGCTCGTGGGCACCAACACGCTCAAACCTGGTATCGTGTGCGACCGAGCCGGCACGTCTGAGGGAATAACACTCTGCAGCGAGCTGGAGGTACGTGCATCCGGCTTGATAACCACCCCGTTCTTCATTGAGCCGTTCTGGAAGGTCAGCGGTTTATTGACCACCTCGGGGAAAGCCATCGAATGGATGACGAACCGTGTGGCGAGGTTCAGAAACTTGAGAGATCTCTCACTCTCAGGAATCGGAAGACCTACCGGTGTGATCTTTCTGCCACACCTTGCCGGGGAGAGGAGTCCTTACTGGAATCCGAATTTGAGAGGAATCCTGTTCGGATTGGGGCTGGATGTGAACGCAAAAACTTTGATCGTATCGGCTGCGGAAGGTGTGGCCTTCGCCGTCAAACACATCGTTGAGAGTATGAGGCAAGCAGGTGCAAAGATCGAAACTGTTAGAACCACCGGTGGCCAGGCGTCGAACGATCTGTGGAACCAGATAAAAGCGGACGTGCTCGGCATGAATGTGGAAGTGACGAGGCCAGATGCGGAACTGCTCGGCTGTGCCATACTGGCGATATCCTGTCTGACGGGAGAATCTTTCGTTGAGGTTGCAGAACGGTTGGTGAAGGTGAAAAAACGCTTCAAACCGGATCCGGAGAAGCACGTAGCTTACGAAAAACTTTACAAGATCTATCTGGAACTGCACGAGAGAAATCTGGATCTGTTCGACAGGCTCGGATCGTGA
- a CDS encoding MurR/RpiR family transcriptional regulator: MRKSVYHKLQDLLPQLKGMHAMIAKQVMEHPNWVLEMRITDFAKKIGTSPASLVDFCKKLGFTGFREFRLALAQETSLLESLKPDMEKISEVSRNYFDFTMEEIRESLKLITDDDLTKAAEALMKSKVVEIAAYGFDTVAARDLFLKLKQFGFQVNFFENPFLQSISASFLDEHACLVAISSSHSSRDLLDAAGYARKAGATLIAIAPPSSAVIELANVSLPVYVKTEVLPEGGFLTRFLQLFVIDMLLLKMFEMDKERFRKLYSHFEEVLRYKRRGDRGVF; the protein is encoded by the coding sequence ATGAGAAAGAGTGTGTATCACAAACTTCAGGACCTTCTTCCCCAACTCAAAGGCATGCACGCCATGATCGCGAAGCAGGTCATGGAACATCCAAACTGGGTGCTGGAGATGAGGATAACGGATTTCGCGAAGAAGATCGGGACATCCCCGGCGTCGCTCGTGGATTTCTGTAAGAAGCTTGGGTTCACTGGATTCAGAGAATTCCGGCTCGCACTCGCTCAGGAAACCAGCCTTCTGGAATCTCTGAAACCTGATATGGAGAAGATATCGGAAGTATCCCGGAATTACTTCGATTTCACGATGGAGGAAATCAGAGAATCCCTCAAACTCATCACGGACGACGATCTCACCAAGGCAGCGGAGGCGCTGATGAAAAGCAAAGTGGTGGAAATAGCGGCGTATGGCTTCGATACCGTCGCGGCCCGAGATTTGTTTTTGAAGCTGAAGCAGTTCGGTTTCCAGGTGAACTTTTTTGAAAATCCTTTCTTGCAGAGCATTTCCGCATCTTTCCTCGACGAGCATGCCTGTCTCGTGGCGATCTCGAGCAGCCATTCTTCTCGCGATCTTCTGGACGCTGCTGGCTACGCCAGAAAGGCCGGTGCAACACTGATCGCGATAGCACCACCGAGCAGCGCGGTGATCGAGTTAGCGAACGTGTCTCTACCAGTGTACGTGAAAACAGAGGTTCTGCCTGAAGGCGGTTTCTTGACAAGGTTTTTGCAGCTCTTCGTGATCGACATGTTACTTCTGAAGATGTTCGAAATGGACAAAGAAAGGTTCAGAAAACTGTACTCACACTTCGAAGAAGTGCTGAGATACAAAAGGAGGGGAGATCGCGGTGTCTTCTGA
- a CDS encoding ABC transporter permease produces MLIQLLRTSISSALPISTAALGASFTHMLGKLNIAVEGTMLWACFVSVYVADRLNSWLLGLLAALISSCILSLSVWSLHRYFRANIFVVGLGMNVLISGLVVLLSSTLLGSRGTIFFEKIPQLPVLRLSSSRSDGIDVLLSDYNVLELIAILAVLFSWIVVKTPFGLRMKAVGKNESVAKQLGVNVDTIAASSFILCGLYCGMAGSLLALPLGLFVSGMTNNRGWLALVAAVLGGDSPLGVFGVSLILGFAVALSHRLQLQTNVPSEIAFAVPMILTLLVALTYNVLTKARKRG; encoded by the coding sequence ATGCTGATTCAACTGCTTAGGACTTCCATCTCTTCGGCGCTACCCATCTCCACTGCGGCGCTCGGTGCGAGTTTCACGCACATGCTTGGAAAGTTGAACATCGCCGTGGAAGGAACGATGCTGTGGGCGTGTTTCGTTTCGGTTTACGTGGCGGACCGTTTGAACAGCTGGCTTCTTGGATTGTTGGCTGCATTGATCTCATCCTGCATCCTATCACTTTCGGTGTGGTCCCTCCACAGATACTTTCGTGCGAACATCTTCGTTGTGGGTCTCGGTATGAACGTCCTCATTTCTGGATTGGTCGTTCTTTTGTCTTCGACGTTGCTCGGTTCAAGGGGTACCATCTTCTTTGAGAAGATACCCCAGCTTCCCGTCCTGCGATTGAGTTCTTCTCGAAGCGATGGGATCGACGTGCTCCTGTCTGACTACAACGTCCTGGAATTGATCGCAATCCTTGCTGTGCTGTTTTCGTGGATCGTTGTGAAGACGCCATTCGGTTTGAGGATGAAGGCGGTGGGAAAGAACGAATCTGTTGCGAAACAACTCGGTGTGAACGTCGACACGATAGCAGCTTCGTCTTTCATTCTCTGTGGTCTTTACTGTGGGATGGCTGGTTCGCTGCTGGCGTTACCACTCGGTCTGTTCGTGTCCGGTATGACGAACAACAGAGGATGGCTCGCGCTGGTGGCAGCTGTCCTGGGGGGCGACAGCCCTCTGGGCGTTTTCGGAGTCTCGTTGATCCTTGGTTTTGCTGTGGCCCTGTCTCACAGGTTGCAGCTTCAAACGAACGTACCGTCCGAGATCGCGTTCGCCGTGCCGATGATCTTGACGCTGCTCGTAGCTTTGACCTACAATGTTTTGACAAAAGCGAGAAAGCGAGGTTGA
- a CDS encoding ABC transporter permease, whose amino-acid sequence MRSLRILSSIVTVAVAFGASVAILCLVSPEPRETLWWFFVGPFSNVYFFGNMLASSVPLIFTGLAACVAFSAGAFNLGLEGQYYFSAIVGTIAALNFSNATVSRFVALVVSASAGALLSFVPALLKVKFSFNELIGTYMVGQIFVYVGDYLLNGPFRDPSAAFSATRYLNENVRLTRILPPSSLHVGYLIGIMLCFLFYFLYRYSTLGYEFRTVRGNPRFAKIHGINVDKILLIAMSLSGALAALGGMIDVLGVHGRAVKGFSHGSGFIGIAASLLANNDPSLIFLSALFLAYLDSGAEIASLMVQTPPEIARFVQGIVLCMVTAQFFLERRELDADSTA is encoded by the coding sequence ATGAGAAGTTTGAGGATCCTTTCTTCAATCGTCACGGTCGCTGTGGCCTTTGGTGCGAGTGTGGCGATTCTCTGTCTGGTTTCGCCTGAACCGCGTGAGACTCTGTGGTGGTTCTTCGTTGGGCCGTTTTCGAACGTCTACTTTTTTGGTAACATGCTGGCTTCATCCGTGCCGTTGATCTTCACGGGACTGGCAGCCTGTGTCGCGTTTTCGGCCGGAGCGTTCAACCTGGGACTCGAAGGTCAGTACTACTTCAGTGCGATAGTCGGAACGATCGCTGCCCTGAATTTTTCTAATGCCACAGTTTCCCGATTCGTAGCCTTGGTAGTTTCCGCTTCGGCGGGGGCACTTCTGTCCTTTGTTCCTGCGTTGCTGAAAGTCAAATTCAGCTTCAACGAGCTGATCGGTACCTACATGGTTGGGCAAATCTTCGTTTACGTTGGAGATTATCTTCTCAACGGTCCGTTCAGAGATCCCAGTGCGGCATTTTCAGCAACACGTTATCTCAACGAAAATGTGAGGCTCACGAGGATTCTGCCTCCCTCCAGCCTGCATGTGGGTTACCTGATCGGAATAATGCTCTGTTTCTTGTTCTATTTTTTGTACAGATATTCCACTCTCGGCTATGAATTCAGGACCGTGAGGGGGAATCCACGCTTTGCGAAAATTCATGGAATCAACGTGGATAAGATTTTGCTGATCGCGATGTCTCTGAGTGGTGCTCTTGCCGCTTTGGGAGGTATGATCGACGTTCTCGGAGTGCATGGGCGTGCCGTGAAAGGTTTTTCGCACGGAAGTGGCTTCATCGGTATAGCTGCTTCCCTTCTGGCGAACAACGATCCTTCGCTGATCTTTCTTTCAGCGCTGTTTCTGGCTTACCTGGACAGTGGGGCGGAAATAGCTTCCTTGATGGTTCAGACTCCTCCGGAGATCGCAAGGTTTGTACAGGGTATCGTCCTGTGTATGGTGACGGCGCAGTTCTTCTTAGAGCGGAGGGAACTCGATGCTGATTCAACTGCTTAG